Proteins encoded in a region of the Lepeophtheirus salmonis chromosome 6, UVic_Lsal_1.4, whole genome shotgun sequence genome:
- the ArgRS gene encoding arginine--tRNA ligase, cytoplasmic, with product MESQLDSLSHRADKAEEELQTLLKELESLQKATNRTTKAQTQIQEIPPELEKLRNENSKLKYRKGILERSVSEVEKGSNPHSLTPVKEGNGSILNKLTAAFKAAVLSAYPNGQDFPCPITLSNNNFGDYQFNGAMGINGKLKAQNIKTNPREIAQNILQHLQTPNPWIESTEIAGPGFINIKINRKQVSHSVREILTEGIKPPPNTTPRRVVIDYSSPNVAKEMHVGHLRSTIIGESISRLMEFLGHEVVRINHIGDWGTQFGMLIAHLQDKFPNFTKESPPIGDLMQFYKESKKRFDEDEVFKKRAYQCVVSLQSKDPVYITAWHAICDVSRKEFEKVYARLGTKDLIERGESFYQELMKKVVKDLTAANMLEEDEGRKVMFADGADIPLTVIKSDGGFTYDTSDMAAIRHRIQEERGNWLIYVVDLGQATHLQSIFACAKKIGWYDPSKVRIDHVGFGVVLGEDKKKFKTRSGDTVRLVDLLDEGIRRSEAKLLEKERDKVLSKEELDKARDAVAYGCIKYADLSHNRTHNYIFSFDRMLEDKGNTAVYMLYAYTRIRSIARNANLSDDDLKSAASSTEISLSHEKEFKLSKLLLRFQDVIEKIADDLCIHTLCEYMYEVAGVFTEFYDNCYCVEKNESGKIIKINMERILLCHATSKVLAQCFHILGIDPVQRM from the exons ATGGAATCCCAATTAGACTCTTTATCTCATAGAGCAGATAAAGCAGAAGAGGAATTACAGACTCTGTTGAAGGAACTGGAATCTCTTCAAAAGGCTACGAATAGAACAACCAAGGCTCAGACTCAAATTCAAGAGATTCCTCCTGAATTAGAGAAACTTAGAAATGAAAATTCCAAGTTGAAATATCGTAAAGGGATTTTGGAAAGATCCGTTTCAGAAGTTGAAAAGGGCTCAAATCCTCATTCTCTTACTCCTGTCAAGGAAGGAAATGGctccatattgaataaattaacgGCTGCTTTTAAAG CCGCAGTATTAAGTGCCTATCCAAATGGCCAAGATTTCCCCTGCCCAATCACGTTGTCAAACAATAACTTTGgcgattatcaattcaatggaGCCATGGGGATCAATGGGAAGCTCAAggcacaaaatattaaaacaaaccCTCGTGAAATTGCTCAAAATATCCTTCAACATCTTCAAACTCCCAACCCGTGGATTGAATCAACTGAAATTGCTGGCCCtggatttattaatattaaaattaatcgaAAACAAGTATCACATAGTGTCAGGGAGATCCTAACAGAGGGTATCAAACCCCCGCCCAACACTACTCCTCGCCGGGTTGTGATTGATTACTCCTCTCCGAACGTTGCTAAAGAAATGCACGTTGGACATCTTCGCTCTACTATTATTGGAGAATCTATAAGCCGTCTTATGGAGTTTTTAGGACATGAAGTAGTAAGAATCAATCACATCGGAGATTGGGGGACTCAGTTTGGTATGCTCATTGCTCACCTTCAAGACAAGTTCCCTAATTTTACGAAAGAATCACCCCCTATTGGAGATTTGATGCAGTTTTATAAAGAATCAAAGAAGCGTTTTGACGAGGATGAAGTTTTCAAGAAGAGAGCATATCAATGTGTTGTTAGTCTACAGTCCAAGGATCCTGTATATATAACAGCCTGGCATGCAATTTGTGATGTATCCAGAAAAGAGTTTGAAAAAGTATATGCTCGTCTCGGTACGAAAGATTTAATTGAGCGGGGTGAATCATTTTACCAGGAATTGATGAAAAAGGTTGTAAAGGACCTCACAGCAGCTAACATGCTGGAGGAGGATGAGGGTCGCAAAGTGATGTTTGCTGATGGAGCAGATATCCCTCTGACAGTGATTAAATCCGATGGAGGGTTCACGTATGATACTTCGGACATGGCAGCAATCCGCCATCGCATTCAAGAAGAGCGTGGAAATTGGTTAATTTATGTTGTTGATCTCGGTCAAGCTACTCACTTGCAATCTATTTTTGCTTGTGCTAAAAAAATTGGTTGGTATGATCCCTCTAAGGTCAGAATTGACCATGTTGGCTTTGGAGTTGTTCTTGGCGAGgacaaaaagaaatttaaaacaaGGAGTGGGGACACCGTGAGACTTGTTGATTTACTGGATGAGGGTATTCGTAGGTCTGAAGCTAAACTCTTGGAAAAAGAAAGAGATAAGGTGTTATCGAAAGAAGAATTGGACAAGGCACGAGATGCAGTTGCTTATGGATGCATAAAATACGCTGATTTGAGTCATAACAGAAcgcataattacatattttcattcgATCGTATGCTCGAAGATAAAGGAAATACAGCAGTGTATATGTTATACGCCTACACTCGTATACGATCCATTGCTCGAAACGCTAATTTGAGTGATGATGATCTTAAATCTGCGGCCTCATCCACAGAGATTTCTCTTTCTCatgaaaaagaatttaaattatcaaagttATTGCTTAGATTTCAGGATGTAATTGAGAAAATTGCTGATGACTTATGTATTCATACCCTCTGTGAGTACATGTATGAGGTTGCAGGAGTGTTCACTGAATTCTATGATAATTGCTATTGTGTTGAAAAGAATGAATCtggtaaaattattaaaattaatatggaaAGGATTCTTCTATGTCACGCAACCTCTAAAGTTTTAGCCCAGTGCTTCCATATTCTTGGTATCGATCCTGTTCAAAGGATgtga
- the LOC121119877 gene encoding putative ferric-chelate reductase 1 homolog, giving the protein MLLPRILGLLFFIKIIKGYTIGAPDSACKQMQPGHDFDPKPLNESPFEIILASNVVEPGGSLELKLRSSTPFKGFIIQARNMSDLSTQVGSFETESGQSKYMTCGKGIHNSITHQGNNLKSEVSAKWFAPSDVSEGEQIVFRYSGLVLYDSYWVRMESDPVTFSKREVEETTQEPITTLSSAEIEKNKKGPGIAVEADTAETVTTLSTSTSTTTTTTTTTTTTTTTTTTTTTTTEKTKVESDHSIYEGCGLMKSCFGMPRGCVNTKDCSSIVAYELNGLNLKFSMIGKSSGYVAVALSEDSRMGDDLTTSCFYDYGLDKIDVISGYNIGYSNKVLKPPQLGIVPGSFSGSYEDGFISCTYEREERIVLNDPKKSYSLLKDAYVLFIANGPYIDGSIRQHNQKLSSGEKQALGLTEKISGKSRLYLILHGSLMIGAWIFAAPIGMIISRYFKTTWTATKIIKKDAWFLCHWFLMIIVISLTIVAVVFIFMELEFSWSAVPIKENPHALLGVITAGLCLLQLCIALMRCGPTHPRRSIFNWIHWLVGNSTYILAIVTIFFAVDLNKAQLPKEMDWILVGFVGFHFFVHLIFNFLSCCNRDKNNEVFLGRGSYPDYDELKRDSPGAGSRKFMLSFYIIINILITCCLILFIVFAPISDFFMTISKLI; this is encoded by the coding sequence ATGTTACTGCCAAGAATTTTAGGCcttctatttttcattaaaattatcaaaggaTACACGATCGGTGCTCCTGATAGTGCGTGCAAACAAATGCAACCAGGGCATGATTTCGACCCAAAGCCTTTAAATGAGTCTccgtttgaaattattttagcaAGTAATGTCGTGGAACCTGGTGGCTCATTGGAATTGAAATTGCGTTCCTCCACTCCATTTAAAGGTTTCATTATTCAAGCACGAAACATGTCAGATTTAAGTACCCAGGTTGGGAGTTTTGAAACAGAGTCTGGTCAGTCAAAATATATGACTTGTGGAAAGGGAATTCATAATTCCATAACTCATCAAGGTAATAATCTTAAATCTGAAGTGAGTGCTAAATGGTTCGCTCCTTCTGATGTATCTGAAGGAGAACAAATTGTTTTTCGATACAGTGGTTTGGTCCTCTACGATTCCTATTGGGTAAGGATGGAAAGTGATCCCGTTACTTTTTCTAAGCGAGAAGTTGAAGAAACAACTCAGGAGCCAATTACAACTTTGAGTAGtgcagaaatagaaaaaaataaaaaaggcccTGGAATAGCAGTCGAGGCTGATACAGCCGAAACTGTAACAACCCTTTCTACCTCTACTtcaacaacaactacaacaacaaccacAACCACTACAACTACTACCACGACTACAACgactacaacaacaacagaaaaaacaaaagttgaatCTGACCATTCAATTTACGAAGGTTGTGGGCTGATGAAATCCTGTTTTGGAATGCCTAGAGGATGCGTAAACACAAAGGACTGCTCTTCTATAGTTGCATACGAACTAAATGGCCTTAATTTAAAGTTCAGTATGATTGGAAAGAGCTCCGGTTATGTAGCAGTTGCTTTGTCCGAAGATTCAAGAATGGGAGATGACCTAACGACTTCATGCTTCTATGACTATGGATTGGATAAAATTGATGTAATTAGTGGATATAATATTGGATATTCGAATAAAGTTTTGAAGCCTCCTCAATTGGGGATTGTACCTGGTAGCTTTAGTGGATCTTATGAAGATGGTTTTATATCATGTACCTATGAGAGAGAAGAAAGAATAGTTCTCAATGATCCTAAGAAATCATATTCACTTCTCAAAGATGCTTATGTTTTGTTTATTGCCAATGGCCCTTACATAGACGGATCCATTCGTCAACACAATCAAAAATTATCGTCAGGAGAAAAGCAAGCCTTAGGACTCACAGAAAAGATTTCTGGAAAGTCGagattatacttaattttgcaTGGAAGTTTAATGATTGGAGCCTGGATTTTCGCTGCTCCTATTGGAATGataatttcaagatattttaaaacaacatgGACAGCTACAAAGATTATCAAAAAAGACGCTTGGTTCTTATGTCACTGGTTCCTCATGATAATCGTAATCAGTTTAACCATTGTTGCAGTCGTTTTTATCTTCATGGAATTAGAATTTTCATGGTCTGCAGTTCCAATTAAAGAGAATCCTCACGCCCTTTTAGGCGTTATTACCGCAGGCCTTTGCTTGCTTCAGCTTTGTATTGCACTTATGAGATGTGGACCAACACATCCTAGGAGATCCATATTTAATTGGATTCATTGGTTAGTTGGAAACTCCACTTATATTCTTGCCATCGTTACTATTTTCTTTGCTGTTGATTTAAACAAAGCACAGCTACCTAAGGAAATGGATTGGATCCTTGTGGGATTTGTTGGATTTCATTTCTTTGTTCAtctcatttttaactttttgagttGCTGCAATcgagataaaaataatgaagtatttttgGGACGTGGGTCCTATCCTGATTATGATGAACTCAAACGAGATTCTCCTGGAGCAGGATCCAGGAAATTCATGCTttcattttatatcattattaatattttaattacgtgttgtttaattttatttattgtttttgctccaatctctgatttttttatgacaattagtaaattgatataa